TAGAATAATTCACCTTGCTGATTAGATTGAAACAAAATCTTATTTAAAGGAAGTTGAACTGGTTCTAAATAAGCGCTAAAACGCTGATATTCTCTTTCTGGTAATGCTGATAGTATGAGATTATTTTGAAAATTATTCAATATAGAGGAAACTTATTTTCCTACTGAATTCGAACGCATTGTGGGCATTGCACTCTATTAAGTTGCAATGAATGAAGAAATATATGGGAACTTTGATGATGAGATTAAATGCAGCTAGATATATGTAGATGCTCACCTAGCAAACGTCCGACACTAGGGCATTCCGTTTAGGAAAGCCAGGCGAATTTGGGAACGCACATCAAGATAGCGATCGCAGGCATTAATCACTTGGTTCTTTAAGGTCAGAATGTCAAAAGGCTTGGTAATTACTTGTATATCTTCAGTAATTTGCAGCTTAATTATTTTTTCCATACTGACCATAGCGGTTACAAAAATGATCGGAATAGAACGGGTAATCGGATTAGACTTGAGTAAATAATAAACTTCTAAACCATCTAAGCCAGGCATGACCATATCAAGTAAGATAATGCTTGGTTGTTGCGATCGCGCTTTAGTCAAACCTGTTTCTCCATTGGAGGCCGTCAAAATTTTCCAATTGGTATCGTATTCTAAAACGAATTTTACTAACCTGCTAAAATCACTGTCGTCATCAATAACTAAAACAGTTATGGAAATCATGATTTTCGGACACTTCTAATAAATATAGTCAAGTTGAAAATCAATTGATTCAATTGATTTTCAACTTGACTATAAGCCTGACATGATTTTAACAGAGTGTCTGACCTTTAGCGGACTTAATAATAGCTTCTTGATGATTCTGCTTTACCTGCTGATTCTTAAACCGAACTCAGGTTGAATTAAATAGCCGAACATACATATTGTAAGGGTTTTTGGCGAAAAACCCTTACTGTTTAATTATTTTACAAATACTTGAGCTTCATATTCAGGTAAATCGAGCGTAATCTGATTATCGCCAGCTTCAATATCATAATTACTAGTCCATTCATGCCAAGTACCATCGGCAGGGAAGTTGGGAATCGTATAATCAGCTAAAAAGTTGTCAGAGAAGTTAACCACAACTACTATTTGTGAACCTTCACCATTCCAGCGAGTATATGCCATTACCTTCGATTCTGCATCTTCGTAGAAGAAATCAATGTTTTCTGTATATAGTGCATGGTTTTCTTTACGCAGATGAATCAAGCCTTTATAGTGATCGAAAAGATGTTGGTTTTTGTCTCCTGCCATCAGCGTCCAATCGATTTTACTGGATTCTTGGTTTAATGGCTGATAGTCACCAAACTCTTCACCCATCCAAATCATGGGAATACCTACAGCACTCATTAATAAAGCTGCACCTAGTTTGACTCGCTTAAAGGCAGCCTCGTCTACAATACCTCGATTGCCCAACTCGACCATTAATCTTGTCTGGTCATGATTACTAAGATAGTTAACTAAGTTGGTTGCACCCATAAAGCCTTTTCGTTTGCAGTCAAGCACGTCTTTTAATTCTTCTGGGTCATAGCGATCGCCACAGAGATGAGCAACTACGTTAGCATAGAAGCTATAGTGCCAACAGCTATCCATTGGTCCATCAATATTAGTAATTTCTGCTTTTTCAGGAATATGTTCGGCAACATTAAAAAATGGCTTCATCCCGCCATGTTCCTTGGTGCGATCGACAATCCAGTGCATAAAATCATAGTTAGCGATTTGCTTGGCTGCATCATAGCGAATGCCGTCAATATGATATTCATCAATCCAAAAATTTACATTTTCACCAATGAATTTCCAG
This DNA window, taken from Pleurocapsa sp. FMAR1, encodes the following:
- a CDS encoding response regulator, yielding MISITVLVIDDDSDFSRLVKFVLEYDTNWKILTASNGETGLTKARSQQPSIILLDMVMPGLDGLEVYYLLKSNPITRSIPIIFVTAMVSMEKIIKLQITEDIQVITKPFDILTLKNQVINACDRYLDVRSQIRLAFLNGMP
- a CDS encoding alpha-amylase family glycosyl hydrolase; its protein translation is MTNSIEFKLFAPHNKEAAVVGCFSDWQPVAMEKGDDGYFKTKVELEDGKYEYKFRVRSLSWFLETDEWVEIIDPYAVDIAPESQNGTVTIKEGAKIVDTYVWQHDDKSLPADNQLIIYELHVGDFSGGEDDPKARGKYQHVIEKLDYLVDLGINAIELMPVKENPGTYSWGYSPQHFFAAESNYGTTDELKHLIDECHGKGIRVFLDGIYNHANTDCPLTQINHDYWFHHDPTDPDNSWGPEFNYEMYDENLDIKPAWKFIGENVNFWIDEYHIDGIRYDAAKQIANYDFMHWIVDRTKEHGGMKPFFNVAEHIPEKAEITNIDGPMDSCWHYSFYANVVAHLCGDRYDPEELKDVLDCKRKGFMGATNLVNYLSNHDQTRLMVELGNRGIVDEAAFKRVKLGAALLMSAVGIPMIWMGEEFGDYQPLNQESSKIDWTLMAGDKNQHLFDHYKGLIHLRKENHALYTENIDFFYEDAESKVMAYTRWNGEGSQIVVVVNFSDNFLADYTIPNFPADGTWHEWTSNYDIEAGDNQITLDLPEYEAQVFVK